In one window of Caenimonas aquaedulcis DNA:
- the mobA gene encoding molybdenum cofactor guanylyltransferase MobA has product MADITPIPLEDITGVVLAGGRGSRMGGVDKGLQNFNGMPLALHTLMRLSPQVGAAMINANRNLGAYESFGVPVWPDVLADYAGPLAGFLTALERCETPWLVTVPCDTPLFPQDFVARLAAGAAAQGAEIAMAAAREEDGQLRNQPVFCLLRVELLESLVQFTHDGGRKIDAWTGRHKTAIVPFDAPGDDPRAFYNANTLGELHRLEHP; this is encoded by the coding sequence GTGGCTGATATCACCCCCATTCCGCTCGAAGACATCACAGGCGTCGTGCTCGCGGGCGGCCGCGGCTCGCGCATGGGCGGCGTCGACAAGGGGCTGCAGAACTTCAACGGCATGCCCCTCGCGCTGCACACGCTCATGCGCCTGTCGCCGCAGGTCGGCGCGGCCATGATCAACGCGAACCGAAACCTCGGCGCCTACGAATCGTTCGGCGTGCCCGTCTGGCCCGATGTGCTGGCCGATTACGCGGGCCCGCTGGCGGGCTTTCTCACTGCCCTGGAGCGCTGCGAAACGCCGTGGCTCGTCACCGTGCCATGCGACACGCCGCTCTTCCCGCAGGACTTCGTGGCGCGGCTCGCCGCCGGCGCGGCGGCCCAGGGCGCGGAGATCGCGATGGCGGCTGCCCGGGAGGAAGACGGGCAACTGCGCAACCAGCCGGTTTTTTGCCTGCTGCGCGTCGAATTGCTGGAAAGCCTCGTGCAGTTCACGCATGACGGCGGCCGCAAGATCGACGCGTGGACGGGCCGGCACAAGACGGCCATCGTGCCGTTCGACGCTCCGGGCGACGACCCCCGCGCCTTCTACAACGCCAACACCCTCGGCGAGCTGCACCGGCTCGAACACCCGTGA
- the moeA gene encoding molybdopterin molybdotransferase MoeA produces MKTIAQVAAELQGYDPQALSADAVNEFLARLVTPTADTQEVPLFDALGRVLATDLVSPISVPPHDNSAMDGFAFDGALLSQGESITLDIVGTALAGKAWQGSVGHGQGVKIMTGAIMPAGMDTVVPQEFTQAAPDGRITFASTAVRPGDNRRLAGEDLMQGRPALRAGEVLGPAACGLIASLGIPRVRVMRRLRVAYFSTGDEILSLGEPPREGAVYDSNRYTVFGLLTRLGCEVIDMGVVRDDPAKLEAAFSEAAAGADAIITSGGVSVGEADYTKAMMRQLGDVAFWRIAMRPGRPMAVGRLGSSILFGLPGNPVAVMVTFLAFVKPALLRMMGAAAQPAPLLQARSEEPIRKKAGRTEYQRGLVTRAPDGGLQVRTTGNQGSGVLSSMVHANGLIVLHHGQGDVAAGEAVDVLMFDGAI; encoded by the coding sequence GTGAAGACCATCGCGCAGGTCGCCGCCGAGCTGCAGGGCTACGACCCGCAGGCGCTCTCCGCCGACGCGGTCAACGAATTCCTCGCCCGGCTCGTGACACCCACCGCGGACACACAGGAAGTGCCGCTTTTCGATGCGCTCGGGCGCGTGCTCGCCACCGACCTCGTCTCCCCGATCAGCGTCCCCCCGCACGACAACTCCGCCATGGACGGATTCGCCTTCGACGGCGCGCTGCTGTCGCAGGGCGAATCGATCACGCTCGACATCGTGGGAACCGCGCTCGCGGGCAAGGCCTGGCAGGGAAGCGTCGGCCACGGGCAAGGCGTGAAGATCATGACGGGCGCGATCATGCCCGCCGGCATGGACACGGTGGTGCCGCAGGAATTCACGCAGGCCGCACCGGACGGCCGCATCACGTTCGCCTCGACAGCGGTGCGGCCCGGCGACAACCGCCGCCTCGCGGGCGAGGACCTGATGCAGGGTCGGCCGGCCCTGCGCGCAGGAGAGGTCCTCGGACCGGCCGCGTGCGGGCTCATCGCGAGCCTCGGCATTCCCCGCGTGCGCGTCATGCGCCGCCTGCGCGTGGCCTACTTCTCCACCGGCGATGAAATCCTGAGCCTCGGCGAGCCGCCGCGCGAGGGCGCCGTCTACGACAGCAACCGCTACACCGTCTTCGGCCTGCTCACGCGCCTGGGCTGCGAGGTCATCGACATGGGCGTCGTGCGCGATGACCCCGCGAAGCTCGAGGCCGCGTTCAGCGAGGCCGCGGCAGGCGCCGACGCGATCATCACCAGCGGCGGCGTGAGCGTCGGCGAGGCCGACTACACCAAGGCCATGATGAGACAGCTCGGCGACGTCGCTTTCTGGCGCATCGCCATGCGCCCCGGCCGCCCGATGGCGGTCGGGCGCCTCGGCTCGTCCATCCTCTTCGGCCTGCCCGGCAACCCGGTCGCGGTGATGGTCACCTTCCTCGCCTTCGTCAAGCCGGCCCTGCTGCGCATGATGGGCGCGGCGGCACAGCCCGCGCCGCTGCTGCAGGCGCGCAGCGAGGAGCCCATACGCAAGAAGGCGGGGCGCACCGAATACCAGCGGGGGCTGGTGACTCGCGCCCCGGATGGCGGGTTGCAGGTTCGCACCACCGGCAACCAGGGCTCCGGCGTCCTGAGCTCCATGGTCCACGCCAACGGCCTGATCGTGCTGCACCACGGCCAGGGCGATGTCGCCGCGGGGGAAGCCGTGGACGTCCTGATGTTCGACGGCGCGATCTGA
- a CDS encoding sensor histidine kinase has product MYSVLPAVVSALFLGYGLYVVAEKGFSRVSTSFFILCVTTFFWQGVWAVLFQVQDPAIARILVKTGYLLIIFLPTSLYWFLAEISERPGERKWVTASYAVAAVLGVFDVTTDLFVDGWYHYFFGYYPKAGVLHPLHVLQTVIVVNRGLYITFLQQKSAQPGRRVQLRMCIASLFVYFVAAVDYLCNYGLEFYPPGVVFIAISLGLIAVAVTRYELMSPIAVAATVAHEMRTPLASIRMQADALTQYLPDLHKGYELAVAHGLCEPAFHPSASKRLADLSHGIRHQVDRSNTVIDMMLASARMEQIDPSDFASHSASACVAEAIETYPFGKGERDRVSVSVAGDFDFHGSNSLMVYVLFNLLKNSLYALKAAGKGDISIAVTSSAGRNAVVFTDTGSGIPAATVPRIFDAFFTTKKSAGAGIGLAFCRRVVQSFGGQMRCESREGEWTRFTLEFPLAGSTAAARGQRAQVPAA; this is encoded by the coding sequence ATGTATTCGGTATTACCCGCCGTCGTGTCCGCCCTTTTCCTGGGCTACGGCCTCTATGTGGTCGCCGAAAAGGGCTTCAGCCGCGTCAGCACGAGCTTCTTCATCCTGTGCGTCACCACGTTCTTCTGGCAGGGCGTGTGGGCGGTGCTGTTCCAGGTGCAGGACCCTGCCATCGCGCGCATCCTCGTCAAGACGGGCTACCTGCTGATCATCTTCCTGCCCACCAGCCTCTACTGGTTCCTCGCGGAAATCTCCGAGCGGCCCGGCGAGAGGAAATGGGTGACGGCTTCCTACGCCGTCGCCGCCGTGCTGGGGGTCTTCGACGTCACGACGGACCTCTTCGTCGACGGCTGGTACCACTATTTCTTCGGCTACTACCCGAAGGCGGGGGTGCTGCATCCCCTGCACGTCCTGCAGACGGTGATCGTGGTCAACCGCGGCCTGTACATCACGTTCCTGCAGCAAAAGAGCGCGCAGCCCGGACGCCGCGTCCAGTTGCGCATGTGCATCGCCAGCCTGTTCGTGTACTTCGTCGCCGCGGTGGACTACCTGTGCAATTACGGCCTGGAGTTCTATCCCCCCGGCGTGGTGTTCATCGCCATCAGCCTGGGGCTGATCGCGGTGGCGGTCACCCGCTACGAGCTCATGAGCCCGATCGCCGTCGCGGCGACCGTCGCGCACGAGATGCGCACACCGCTCGCCTCGATCCGCATGCAGGCCGACGCCCTCACGCAGTACCTGCCCGACCTGCACAAGGGCTACGAGCTCGCCGTCGCGCACGGCCTGTGCGAGCCGGCGTTCCATCCGTCCGCATCGAAGCGGCTGGCGGACCTCTCCCACGGCATCCGCCACCAGGTGGACCGCTCCAATACCGTGATCGACATGATGCTGGCTTCGGCGCGCATGGAACAGATCGACCCGTCCGACTTCGCATCGCATTCCGCGAGCGCCTGCGTCGCCGAGGCGATCGAGACCTACCCCTTCGGCAAGGGCGAGCGAGACCGCGTGAGCGTCTCGGTCGCGGGCGACTTCGACTTCCACGGCTCCAACTCGTTGATGGTCTACGTCCTCTTCAACCTGCTGAAGAATTCGCTGTATGCGCTCAAGGCCGCCGGCAAGGGGGACATCTCCATCGCCGTCACCTCCAGCGCGGGGCGCAATGCCGTCGTCTTCACCGACACGGGCAGCGGCATCCCCGCCGCCACCGTCCCGAGGATCTTCGACGCGTTCTTCACCACCAAGAAAAGCGCCGGGGCCGGCATCGGCCTCGCCTTCTGCCGGCGGGTGGTGCAGTCGTTCGGCGGGCAGATGCGCTGCGAATCCCGCGAGGGCGAGTGGACGCGCTTCACCCTCGAATTCCCGCTCGCCGGCTCCACGGCCGCCGCGCGCGGCCAGCGGGCGCAAGTGCCCGCCGCCTGA
- a CDS encoding acyl-CoA thioesterase: MLVADTVRHPVFHPGPAPQPLPQLRASKTFRHTIDIYLKDSNAYANTYFSRYFEWQGICRERWFHQCISADMLQSMGVFITKRAHQEYVQETFPFQSVECQLNTFDVKQCSFYLLFQFLVAGQVVSTGYQQIVFARQDKRIQRLPEHVLSKVREYELPVNAVKN, from the coding sequence ATGCTAGTAGCAGACACCGTCAGGCATCCCGTTTTCCATCCCGGCCCCGCGCCGCAGCCGCTCCCCCAGCTCCGGGCCTCCAAGACGTTCCGGCACACGATCGACATCTACCTCAAGGATTCCAACGCCTACGCGAATACTTATTTCTCACGCTACTTCGAGTGGCAGGGTATCTGCCGGGAGCGCTGGTTCCACCAGTGCATCTCGGCCGACATGCTGCAGTCCATGGGGGTGTTCATCACGAAGCGCGCGCACCAGGAATACGTGCAGGAGACCTTTCCCTTCCAGTCGGTGGAATGCCAGCTCAACACCTTCGACGTGAAGCAGTGTTCGTTCTACCTGCTGTTCCAGTTCCTGGTGGCGGGCCAGGTCGTGTCCACCGGCTACCAGCAGATCGTGTTCGCGCGGCAGGACAAGCGCATCCAGCGCCTGCCGGAACATGTGCTGTCCAAGGTGCGGGAGTACGAGCTCCCGGTGAACGCGGTGAAGAACTGA
- a CDS encoding DUF3943 domain-containing protein, with amino-acid sequence MNNSCVPSFLRAMAALLCFATGVCAAQTAPPETKDDTPPAPGYTVPALEIFGFDFLLNRYNHRFSGVTDYDVSLDSIRRNLHSSWVVDADPFKVNQLGHPYQGSMYHGFGRSAGLDFWPAMGLTFVGSAGWEIAGEQTRPSRNDQVASGIGGSFLGEALYRMANLLLEHGGGVSPFWRETGAAIISPSNGFNRLVYGKNLGAIFDSRQAPYYSRLQVGAMGTAQNRSGLSSLLHRNELQANFALDYGMPGKPGYQYRRPFDYFAFEATATTAGNFESVLTRGLLAGRDYEVGKDYRGVWGAYGTYDYVSPQTFRISTTAVSLGTTGEWRASDRIAVQGTVLAGVGYAAVGALNGVAEDYHYGVSPQALAALRIIHGDSYSFDLTGREYFVNKAQSGPGGHDNIVRVDAAFTARVKGPHAVTFKYLWNRRDATSTALGSRTQTRGTFGIFYTLLGHDGFGRADWR; translated from the coding sequence ATGAACAACTCATGCGTGCCGTCCTTCCTGCGCGCCATGGCCGCGCTGCTGTGTTTCGCGACGGGCGTGTGCGCCGCGCAGACGGCCCCGCCCGAGACGAAGGACGACACGCCGCCCGCGCCCGGCTACACGGTGCCGGCGCTCGAGATCTTCGGGTTCGACTTCCTGCTCAACCGCTACAACCACCGCTTCAGCGGCGTCACCGATTACGACGTGAGCCTCGATTCGATCCGCCGCAACCTGCACAGCAGCTGGGTGGTCGACGCGGACCCGTTCAAGGTCAACCAGCTCGGCCACCCGTACCAGGGTTCGATGTATCACGGCTTCGGCCGCTCCGCGGGCCTGGACTTCTGGCCAGCGATGGGCCTCACCTTCGTGGGCAGCGCCGGCTGGGAAATCGCGGGCGAACAGACCAGGCCCTCGCGCAACGACCAGGTCGCCTCCGGCATCGGCGGCAGCTTCCTCGGCGAAGCGCTGTACCGCATGGCCAACCTGCTGCTCGAACACGGCGGCGGCGTGTCGCCGTTCTGGCGCGAGACGGGCGCGGCGATCATCTCGCCGTCCAACGGCTTCAACCGGCTGGTGTACGGCAAGAACCTCGGCGCGATCTTCGACAGCCGCCAGGCACCGTATTACAGCCGCCTGCAGGTCGGCGCCATGGGGACGGCGCAGAACCGTTCCGGCCTGTCCTCGCTCCTGCACCGCAACGAGCTCCAGGCGAACTTCGCCCTCGACTACGGGATGCCGGGCAAGCCGGGCTACCAGTACCGCCGCCCCTTCGACTATTTCGCCTTCGAGGCGACGGCGACCACCGCCGGCAACTTCGAAAGCGTGCTGACGCGCGGCCTCCTCGCGGGGCGCGACTACGAGGTCGGCAAGGACTACCGCGGCGTCTGGGGCGCCTACGGCACCTACGACTATGTGTCGCCGCAGACCTTCCGGATCTCCACGACGGCGGTGTCGCTCGGGACGACCGGCGAGTGGCGCGCGAGCGACCGGATCGCCGTCCAGGGCACCGTGCTCGCGGGCGTCGGGTATGCGGCGGTGGGGGCGCTCAACGGGGTGGCGGAGGACTACCACTATGGCGTGTCGCCCCAGGCGCTGGCGGCGCTGCGCATCATCCACGGCGACAGCTATTCCTTCGACCTGACCGGGCGCGAGTATTTCGTCAACAAGGCGCAGAGCGGGCCGGGCGGGCACGACAACATCGTTCGCGTGGACGCGGCCTTCACGGCGCGCGTGAAGGGCCCGCACGCGGTGACCTTCAAGTACCTCTGGAACCGCCGGGACGCCACCTCCACGGCGCTGGGCAGCCGCACGCAGACGCGCGGCACCTTCGGCATCTTCTATACCCTGCTCGGGCACGACGGCTTCGGCAGGGCCGACTGGCGCTGA
- a CDS encoding cell envelope biogenesis protein TolA → MKKTILAIASALCLGLVSTAGFAASHTGAPMKGASAPMASASGSKSTTAPMAGSTSAATTTAAAGTMSKDEAKAAKKKAEADYKAAKAACKPMKGAEAKACKKEAKANHEKAEADIKAAAKK, encoded by the coding sequence ATGAAGAAGACCATCCTCGCCATCGCCAGCGCCCTGTGCCTGGGCCTCGTTTCCACCGCCGGTTTCGCAGCCTCGCACACCGGCGCTCCCATGAAGGGCGCGTCCGCCCCGATGGCATCCGCTTCGGGCAGCAAGTCCACCACCGCCCCGATGGCCGGCAGCACGTCCGCCGCCACCACCACGGCCGCCGCCGGCACGATGTCCAAGGACGAAGCCAAGGCCGCCAAGAAGAAGGCCGAAGCCGACTACAAAGCCGCCAAGGCCGCCTGCAAGCCGATGAAGGGCGCGGAAGCCAAGGCCTGCAAGAAGGAAGCCAAGGCCAACCACGAAAAGGCCGAAGCCGACATCAAGGCAGCCGCGAAGAAGTAA
- a CDS encoding WD40/YVTN/BNR-like repeat-containing protein, whose translation MASARTLWVGTRKGLFVATRLDDGWRLGAPRFPGEPVTQFLANPYDGAWHAALRLGHFGVKVWKCTDGAGADWKEVAAPAFPPKPTEGEWKDDTMPWTVDQVWSLAASPDGRLWAGCLPAGLFTSRDGGASWQLVESLWLRPERKLWFGGGYDWPGIHSILVDPRDSSHVTIAISCGGVWQTRDGGKTWDNTSSGMFADFMPPERREDPNIQDVHCLAQCGAQPDALWCQHHGGIFRSTNGGERWEAIASPQPSGFGFPVVAHPADPERAWFAPAHSDAQRMPVDGRMVVTQTRDGGATFTVHGEGLPQQDAFHLVYRHALVADSTGETLAMGSTTGGLWISEDAGGTWRCLSRDLPPIAVLRLG comes from the coding sequence ATGGCATCGGCACGCACGCTCTGGGTCGGGACCCGCAAGGGGCTCTTCGTCGCCACCAGGCTCGACGACGGCTGGCGCCTCGGCGCCCCGCGCTTTCCGGGCGAGCCCGTCACGCAGTTCCTCGCCAACCCGTACGACGGCGCCTGGCACGCCGCGCTGCGGCTCGGTCACTTCGGCGTGAAGGTGTGGAAATGCACCGACGGCGCCGGCGCCGACTGGAAGGAAGTCGCGGCGCCCGCATTCCCGCCCAAGCCCACCGAAGGCGAGTGGAAGGACGACACGATGCCCTGGACGGTGGACCAGGTCTGGTCGCTCGCGGCCTCGCCCGACGGGCGCCTCTGGGCGGGTTGCCTGCCGGCGGGCCTCTTCACCTCGCGCGACGGCGGCGCGAGCTGGCAGCTGGTCGAGAGCCTGTGGCTGCGGCCGGAGCGCAAGCTGTGGTTCGGCGGCGGCTACGACTGGCCGGGCATCCACTCGATCCTCGTGGACCCGCGCGACTCGTCGCATGTGACGATCGCGATCTCCTGCGGCGGCGTCTGGCAGACCCGCGACGGCGGGAAGACCTGGGACAACACCTCCTCGGGCATGTTCGCCGACTTCATGCCGCCCGAGCGGCGCGAGGACCCGAACATCCAGGACGTGCATTGCCTCGCGCAATGCGGCGCGCAGCCCGACGCCTTGTGGTGCCAGCATCACGGCGGGATCTTCCGTTCGACCAACGGCGGGGAGAGGTGGGAGGCGATCGCGTCGCCCCAGCCGAGCGGCTTCGGCTTTCCTGTCGTCGCGCATCCGGCCGATCCGGAACGCGCATGGTTCGCGCCCGCGCATTCGGACGCGCAGCGCATGCCGGTGGACGGCAGGATGGTCGTGACGCAGACGCGCGATGGGGGCGCCACGTTCACGGTGCATGGGGAGGGCCTGCCGCAGCAGGACGCGTTCCACCTCGTCTACCGGCACGCGTTGGTGGCCGACAGCACGGGTGAGACGCTCGCGATGGGATCGACCACCGGAGGGTTGTGGATCAGCGAGGACGCGGGAGGCACCTGGCGATGCCTCTCCCGCGACCTCCCGCCGATCGCCGTGCTCAGGCTGGGCTGA
- a CDS encoding MoaD/ThiS family protein: MPTVEFAPALTRHVACPPQRVEAATLRDALSAAFEAAPAMRNYVLDEQGCVRKHVAVFVNAAMIADRARLDIALAEDDKVMVIQALTGG; the protein is encoded by the coding sequence ATGCCCACGGTCGAATTTGCCCCTGCGCTGACCCGTCACGTCGCCTGCCCGCCCCAGCGCGTGGAGGCTGCCACCCTGCGCGACGCGCTTTCCGCGGCTTTCGAAGCCGCCCCCGCCATGCGCAACTACGTGCTTGACGAGCAGGGCTGCGTGCGCAAGCATGTGGCCGTTTTCGTCAACGCGGCCATGATCGCCGACCGCGCGCGGCTGGACATTGCGCTTGCGGAAGACGACAAGGTCATGGTGATCCAGGCGCTCACAGGAGGTTGA
- a CDS encoding efflux RND transporter permease subunit, giving the protein MNISELCIRRPVMTVLLSAALVVAGILAYLRIPIAALPSYNTPVISVNAQLAGASPDTMAASVALPLEKQFSTIAGLKLISSTNTLGISQITLEFESSRDIDAAAVDVQAALLRAQRQLPAELTQLPSYRKVNPADAPVLFIALDSPSMGLSELNDYAENLIAPTLSTIDGVAQVNVNGQKRFAVRVRANSEMLNARGITLEELAAAIKSSNSNTPIGVLDGPRQTLTIQANAQMRNAKEFSEIIIASRNGAPVRLSEVATVEDSYESVKTSASYNGQRAILLSVQRQPNANTVQVVDSVKKLLPLFRAQLPQSINITVLNDRSTSIREAVHDVNLTLAATVLLVVLVIYLFLHRVMATLIPAVTMPISLIGAMSLLYAFGYSLDNVSLLGITLAVGLVVDDAIVVLENIVRHIEDGMAPMKASLQGAREMGFTIVSISVSLVAVFIPIFFMPGVIGLLFHEFAVVVSLAVLVSAAVSLTLVPMMASRFIKPEEGDGADHGHEADGKVHAPGGWVGRTFERMFRGVHGFYMRTLDWTLGHRTLMLLVALGTFVLTGWLATTMPKGFFPEEDIGQIQVTTEASEDISFPAMLELQDRVAAALKADPNVQDMTSFIGAGGGGTLNSGRMFIVLKPRGDRAKMPAVMDSLRRAARSVPGIAVYMQPVQNLRLGGRQSKSRYQYSLQSVSADALSDWSTRMMERMRADPAFRDITSDSQNRGLQASLRIDRDKANLLGVQIGDVRNALYDAFGERQVSTIYSAANSYSVILEAADADRRFEAGLATINLRGKSGALVPLSSIATVERTVGPTAVNHQGQLQAITISFNLAPDTPLGVATDKIDRFKQELKLPPSIITSYGGDAAVFQDSQGSQAILLVTALLVIYVLLGVLYESYIHPLTILAGLPSATVGALLALKIFGFDLTLIATIGILMLIGIVKKNAIMMIDFALHAQRTQGMSPPDAIREACRLRFRPILMTTMAALMGALPMALGLGAGAELRQPLGLAVAGGLIFSQVITLYITPAIYLALDRYSGRGPVQDLDAIGKRLFPKAEGGGLIAK; this is encoded by the coding sequence ATGAACATCTCCGAGCTGTGCATCCGGCGTCCCGTGATGACGGTGCTGCTCAGCGCGGCGCTCGTGGTCGCGGGCATCCTGGCCTACCTGCGCATCCCGATCGCGGCGCTGCCCAGCTACAACACGCCCGTCATTTCCGTGAACGCGCAGCTCGCCGGCGCGAGCCCCGACACCATGGCGGCCTCCGTCGCGCTCCCGCTGGAAAAGCAGTTCTCCACCATTGCGGGGTTGAAGCTGATCAGCTCGACCAACACCCTGGGGATCAGCCAGATCACGCTGGAGTTCGAATCCTCCCGCGACATCGACGCCGCCGCCGTCGACGTGCAGGCCGCGCTGCTGCGCGCGCAGCGCCAGCTGCCTGCGGAGCTGACGCAGCTGCCGTCCTACCGCAAGGTGAACCCCGCCGATGCGCCGGTGCTCTTCATCGCGCTCGACTCGCCGTCCATGGGCCTCTCGGAGCTCAACGACTACGCCGAGAACCTGATTGCGCCGACGCTCTCGACGATCGACGGCGTGGCGCAAGTGAACGTCAACGGCCAGAAGCGTTTCGCGGTGCGTGTGCGCGCGAATTCCGAGATGCTGAACGCGCGCGGCATCACGCTCGAGGAGCTCGCGGCCGCGATCAAGTCGTCCAACTCCAACACGCCGATCGGCGTGCTCGACGGGCCGCGCCAGACCCTCACGATCCAGGCCAACGCGCAGATGCGCAACGCCAAGGAGTTCTCCGAGATCATCATCGCCTCGCGCAACGGGGCGCCGGTGCGCCTGTCGGAAGTCGCGACCGTGGAAGACAGCTACGAGTCCGTGAAGACTTCCGCCAGCTACAACGGGCAGCGCGCGATCCTGCTGTCCGTCCAGCGCCAGCCGAACGCGAACACGGTGCAGGTGGTGGACTCGGTCAAGAAGCTGCTGCCGCTCTTTCGCGCGCAGCTGCCGCAGTCGATCAACATCACGGTGCTCAACGACCGCTCCACCTCCATCCGCGAGGCCGTGCACGACGTGAACCTCACGCTGGCCGCCACCGTGCTGCTGGTGGTGCTGGTGATCTACCTGTTCCTGCACCGCGTGATGGCGACGCTCATCCCGGCGGTGACCATGCCGATCTCGCTGATCGGCGCCATGTCGCTGCTCTACGCCTTCGGCTACAGCCTGGACAACGTGTCGCTGCTGGGCATCACGCTCGCGGTGGGATTGGTGGTGGACGACGCGATCGTGGTGCTGGAGAACATCGTGCGGCACATCGAGGACGGGATGGCGCCCATGAAGGCCTCGCTGCAGGGCGCGCGGGAGATGGGCTTCACGATCGTGTCGATCTCCGTGTCGCTCGTCGCGGTGTTCATCCCGATCTTCTTCATGCCCGGCGTGATCGGCCTGCTGTTCCACGAATTCGCCGTCGTGGTGTCGCTGGCGGTGCTGGTGTCCGCCGCGGTGTCGCTCACTCTGGTGCCGATGATGGCCAGCCGCTTCATCAAGCCGGAGGAGGGCGACGGCGCGGACCACGGGCACGAGGCGGACGGCAAGGTCCACGCGCCGGGCGGCTGGGTCGGCCGCACGTTCGAGCGGATGTTCCGCGGCGTGCACGGCTTCTACATGCGCACGCTCGACTGGACGCTCGGCCATCGCACCCTCATGCTGCTGGTCGCGCTCGGCACCTTCGTGCTCACGGGCTGGCTCGCGACGACCATGCCCAAGGGCTTCTTCCCCGAGGAAGACATCGGGCAGATCCAGGTGACCACGGAGGCGTCGGAGGACATCTCCTTCCCCGCGATGCTCGAACTGCAGGACCGCGTCGCCGCGGCGCTCAAGGCCGACCCGAACGTGCAGGACATGACGTCCTTCATCGGCGCGGGCGGCGGCGGCACGCTCAACAGCGGGCGCATGTTCATCGTGCTCAAGCCCCGCGGCGACCGCGCGAAGATGCCCGCGGTGATGGACTCGCTGCGGCGCGCCGCGCGCAGCGTGCCCGGCATCGCGGTGTACATGCAGCCGGTGCAGAACCTGCGCCTGGGCGGCCGGCAGAGCAAGAGCCGTTACCAGTACTCGCTGCAGAGCGTGAGCGCGGATGCGCTGTCCGACTGGTCCACGCGGATGATGGAGCGCATGCGCGCCGACCCGGCGTTCCGCGACATCACGAGCGATTCGCAGAACCGCGGCCTGCAGGCGTCGCTGCGCATCGATCGGGACAAGGCCAACCTGCTGGGCGTGCAGATCGGCGACGTGCGCAACGCGCTGTACGACGCGTTCGGCGAGCGCCAGGTGTCCACCATCTACAGCGCCGCCAACAGCTACTCGGTCATCCTGGAGGCGGCGGACGCGGACCGCCGATTCGAGGCGGGCCTCGCGACCATCAACCTGCGCGGCAAGAGCGGCGCGCTGGTGCCGCTGTCTTCCATCGCGACGGTCGAACGCACGGTGGGTCCCACGGCGGTGAACCACCAGGGCCAGCTGCAGGCGATCACGATCTCCTTCAACCTCGCCCCGGACACGCCGCTGGGCGTCGCGACGGACAAGATCGACCGGTTCAAGCAGGAGCTGAAGCTGCCCCCGAGCATCATCACCAGCTACGGCGGCGATGCGGCGGTGTTCCAGGATTCGCAGGGCAGCCAGGCCATCCTCCTGGTCACCGCGCTGCTCGTGATCTACGTGCTGCTGGGCGTGCTGTACGAGAGCTACATCCATCCGCTCACGATTCTCGCGGGCCTGCCGTCGGCCACTGTCGGTGCACTTCTCGCGTTGAAGATCTTCGGCTTCGACCTCACGCTGATCGCGACCATCGGCATCCTGATGCTGATCGGCATCGTGAAGAAGAACGCGATCATGATGATCGACTTCGCGCTGCACGCGCAGCGCACGCAGGGCATGTCGCCACCCGACGCGATCCGCGAGGCGTGCCGCCTTCGGTTCCGCCCGATCCTGATGACCACGATGGCCGCGCTGATGGGTGCCTTGCCGATGGCCCTGGGCCTGGGCGCGGGCGCCGAGCTGCGCCAGCCCCTGGGCCTGGCGGTCGCGGGCGGGCTGATCTTCTCGCAGGTGATCACGCTGTACATCACCCCGGCGATCTACCTGGCACTGGACCGCTACAGCGGTCGCGGGCCGGTGCAGGACCTCGATGCGATCGGCAAGCGGCTTTTTCCGAAGGCGGAGGGTGGCGGGCTGATTGCGAAGTAG